The following nucleotide sequence is from Azospirillum brasilense.
TGCCGAAATCGTCCAGCGCGATCAGGCACCCACGCTGCTTCAGCGCGCGCAGCGTCGCGATAGCCGACGGAATGTCGTCGATCAGGGTGCCCTCGGTGACCTCTATCTCCAGTTCCCACCCTTGGAGGCCGTTGCGGTCGAGCGCGGCGGCCACCTTGGCGGGAAGCTGGCCGTCGCGGAACTGCTGTGCAGAGACGTTCACGGCGACCGGCACCGCCAGACCGATCTGGTCGCGCCAGCGGCCGATCTGGGCGCACACCTCGTCCAGCACCCAATCGCCGATGGCCTGGATCAGGCCGGTCTCCTCGGCCACCGGCAGGAAACGGTTGGGCATGATGAGGCCGGCTTCCGGGTGGCGCCAGCGCAACAGAGCCTCCACCCCGACCACGAGGTCGTCGGAAATGCGCAGCTGCGGCTGGTAAACGAGGAACAGCTCCCGATTCTGCAGGGCACGGCGCAGCGCCGCCTCCAGATCCAGACGCTCGCGGGACCGCGCGCCCATCTCGCGCGTGACGAAACGGTAGGCGTTCCGCCCGGCGTCCTTGGCGTTGTACATCGCGATGTCGGCGCAGCGGATCAGTCCCTCGGCGTCCTCCGCGTCGTCGGGGAACAGGCTGATGCCGATGCTGGGCGACACCACGAAGTTCCGCCCGCCGATGGCGAAGGGCGCGGCGAGCTGAGCCAGCACCTTTTCCGCCACCGCAGCGGCCTCAGCGGCCTTCTGGATGGTCGGCACGACGATCAGGAACTCGTCGCCGCCCAGCCGACCCACCGTATCGGTCGGCTGCATCCCACCGTGCAGCCGCCGCGCCACCGACCGCAGCACCTCGTCGCCGAAGGAGTGGCCCAGGCTGTCGTTGATCACCTTGAAATGGTCCAGATCGATGAACAGGACGGCGACCTTGCCACCGTCGCGTCGCGCCTGCCGGGCTGCCTGGGCGATGCGGTCGAACAGCAGGACCCGGTTGGGCAGGCCGGTCAGCGGATCGTAATGGGCCAGATAGTGAATGTGCTGCTCGGCCCGCCGCTTGTCGCCGATGTCCTCCACGAAGGCCATGACGAAGGGCGGGTCGCCGGGGGTGGACACCGGCTGGAGGTGAAGGGAGAAATGGCTGTGCCGACCACCGGCCAGAAGCAGCCGGTCGACCTCCAGCCGCACGCTCTCCCCGGCGATGGCGGAGTCGATGGCGGCGATCACCGCCGGGTCCTGGGCGCGCAGCTTCGTGTCGATTCCGATCAGCCCGTCACGCCCCACCCCGACCGCGCGGGCGAAGGCCGGGTTGCAGTCAGTGATCTTGGCGTCCGGACCGATGAGGGCGATGCCCAGCGGCGCCTGATTGAACAGCAGATCCAGTTCCGTCTCGCGACGGCGCAGCGAGGCGGTGATGCGCCGGGCGATCACCAGCGCCCGGTCGCGCGTCGCGGCCAGCGCCCACAGCAGGGTGGACAGGAGAACGCTGAGCGACAGCCCCGTCGCCAGGACCAGCGTCGGCTTCCAGCTGTCCACAGCGTCCTCGAAGCTTGAACGGCTCTCGTACTGGACCGACCAGACGCGGCTGCCCAGTGTGACGTCCCGGCTCGCCGTCAGCAACGGCTGCTCCGACGGCTCCGGGCGGCTGCGGTAGAGCGGAAACTCCCGCCGTCCTTCGAACACCGTCGCGGCGACGTCGTTCATCCGTCCGAACACGGACTCGGCCAGCGGAGCGACGTGGATCGGGGTCATCACCAGCCCGGCGAGGGTGGCCCGCCGCTGCTCCTGCGTGGCGGGGCTCAGCCCGTCGCGGTAAACGGCCTGGAACACGATGAAGGCGGGCGGCGAGGCTTCCCCCTCGTCGAGCCGCAGGGCGACGGCGCGGGTGACCGCCGGCTCGCCGCTGTCCCGCGCCTGCTCCGTGGCGGCGCGACGGACCGGTTCCGACAGCAGGTCGTAGCCGAGCGTGCGCAGGGTGCTTTCGTTGACCGGAGCGGCGTAGAGGGTGACGAGCCGGACCGGACCGGTCGCTTCCGGCCAGATGCGGAAGTTTCGCAGCCCGTCCATCCGGGCTTCCGTCACCAGTTCCGGGCTCGTCCATTGGTCGGCAACCCGTGCGAAGGCGACGGCGGTGATGCCGGGGAAGCGCTCCGCGAGGTGCAGCCCGTCCACGAAGCGGTTCCATTCCGCGCGCTTCACCTCCGGATAGGCGGTGAACAGGGCGGCGGCGGAGCGCGTCACCTGAACATAGACCTGGATCTGGTTCTCGAACCGGCGGTGCAGTTCCTCCACCCGCAGGGCGAAGCGGCTTTCAGCGTCCGCGGCGACGCGCTGGCGGGTGTCGTGCCAAGCGAGGGCGGTCAGGAGAAGCGCGGCCAGCAGGGCCAGCAGGGGAAGACGCTTCGGAACAGCCACCGAATCCGTGGCGGACCCGCTGGGCGCCAGGTCGATCGGATCGGGGCTTGAAGACCTCTGCATGGCCGTACCGAAGCTGCCTGTCACGCCGCTGCGGCGCCCTTCGGGGGCGCCCATGCTGCCCGCCGCCCACCCGGAACCCGCCGGAGGAAACGACGCGCGCCGGTAGACCTTAACTAGAATGCGGCCGTGCGAAAAGCGTATAAATATTTCCGCAATCGCCCTTCGCGTGCGGGTACGCTCAAAACTCCTGCAGCACCTTGGGACTGTTCTCCAGAAGCGTCGCGATCATGCCCAGGATCTGCTCAATCTTCGTGCGGGTGGCGTCCAGCTCGTCGGCGGTCTTGTCGTCGATGCCCGCTTCCATCAGCATCATGTCGAAGGCGTTCAGCGTTTCCGAAAAGGCCTTCTGCTCCGCCTGAAGCACGTCGAAGGCGCCGAGCGAGCTGGTCAGCGCCAAGGGCGGGTCGCTGACGAAGGCGTAACTGATGTCGGTGAAATGGGCGATGGCGGTCAGCTTCTGCCGGATCACCCATTGCGGAAAGTTGGATGGCAGTTCGTCCCCCGCCTCCTGCAACCGCTCCTGGATGGAGAAGACCAACCCCTGGATGTCCAGGTACGCGTTCCGGATCTCCCGGAAATGGGGAAAGGTCTTGGGCTTGCCGGCGTTGCGAACACGGCCCAGCCGGGCGTTGTCGTCGGTCAGCTTCCGCGCCATCTGGACCACGATGTTCGCCACCTTCCCCATCGCCCCGCCATCCCTTTATTTCGCGGCCGTCACCAGTCTGCCGTCACCGATCTGCCATCACCGATCTATAGCATGCGCCGCCCGACCGTGGGCAGGCCGATCAGCCTGCCGGTGCCCCCGCCGCCTGCGGCAGGCGGTCGCCCACCCCGCGGAGCAGCGCCTCCCGCGCCGCGTCGTCGGGCGCCGCGTCCAGCGCCCGGTGCAGGTCCAGCAGGAAG
It contains:
- a CDS encoding EAL domain-containing protein, which encodes MGAPEGRRSGVTGSFGTAMQRSSSPDPIDLAPSGSATDSVAVPKRLPLLALLAALLLTALAWHDTRQRVAADAESRFALRVEELHRRFENQIQVYVQVTRSAAALFTAYPEVKRAEWNRFVDGLHLAERFPGITAVAFARVADQWTSPELVTEARMDGLRNFRIWPEATGPVRLVTLYAAPVNESTLRTLGYDLLSEPVRRAATEQARDSGEPAVTRAVALRLDEGEASPPAFIVFQAVYRDGLSPATQEQRRATLAGLVMTPIHVAPLAESVFGRMNDVAATVFEGRREFPLYRSRPEPSEQPLLTASRDVTLGSRVWSVQYESRSSFEDAVDSWKPTLVLATGLSLSVLLSTLLWALAATRDRALVIARRITASLRRRETELDLLFNQAPLGIALIGPDAKITDCNPAFARAVGVGRDGLIGIDTKLRAQDPAVIAAIDSAIAGESVRLEVDRLLLAGGRHSHFSLHLQPVSTPGDPPFVMAFVEDIGDKRRAEQHIHYLAHYDPLTGLPNRVLLFDRIAQAARQARRDGGKVAVLFIDLDHFKVINDSLGHSFGDEVLRSVARRLHGGMQPTDTVGRLGGDEFLIVVPTIQKAAEAAAVAEKVLAQLAAPFAIGGRNFVVSPSIGISLFPDDAEDAEGLIRCADIAMYNAKDAGRNAYRFVTREMGARSRERLDLEAALRRALQNRELFLVYQPQLRISDDLVVGVEALLRWRHPEAGLIMPNRFLPVAEETGLIQAIGDWVLDEVCAQIGRWRDQIGLAVPVAVNVSAQQFRDGQLPAKVAAALDRNGLQGWELEIEVTEGTLIDDIPSAIATLRALKQRGCLIALDDFGTGYSSLNYLHRFPIDKLKIDRSFIHDLEQDGAGDSIPRAIVGLGRSLGLSVVAEGVETEAQLQLLRSLKCESFQGYLFSRPVLAEELEPILARRAARGHPASKVEPMARVPV